From Cucumis melo cultivar AY chromosome 1, USDA_Cmelo_AY_1.0, whole genome shotgun sequence, a single genomic window includes:
- the LOC103500787 gene encoding uncharacterized protein LOC103500787 has protein sequence MESNVPVIAKKVWNLVRVAYFLIRKGISKSKVNMLDLNLMMKRGKIAGKAISNLMFQHHYAQHHQQNVAHQLPFDVAPDDYEFSCSNTPSYHYFGKRRRNNQNNNSFFACAHAPQTLDDDLPTLNALKAVVDILNNNNNNNNNNPPFSPPIPVRQLRITDSPFPLQDPNADPLVDKAADEFISRFYKELSLQKTPHHN, from the coding sequence ATGGAGAGTAATGTTCCAGTGATAGCGAAAAAGGTTTGGAATTTGGTTCGAGTTGCTTATTTCCTTATCCGTAAAGGGATATCGAAGAGCAAGGTGAATATGCTGGACCTCAATCTGATGATGAAACGTGGCAAAATCGCTGGTAAAGCCATTAGCAATCTCATGTTTCAACACCACTACGCCCAGCACCACCAACAGAACGTTGCTCATCAACTCCCCTTCGACGTTGCTCCTGATGACTACGAATTCAGCTGCAGCAATACCCCCTCTTACCACTACTTTGGTAAACGACGCCGCAACAACCAAAACAACAACTCCTTTTTCGCCTGCGCTCACGCTCCTCAAACACTCGACGACGATCTCCCTACCCTTAATGCTCTTAAGGCCGTTGTCGATATcctcaacaacaacaacaacaacaacaacaacaacccGCCCTTTTCTCCGCCTATTCCCGTCCGCCAGCTCAGGATAACCGACTCCCCCTTCCCTCTACAGGACCCTAACGCCGATCCATTAGTCGACAAAGCCGCCGATGAATTCATCTCCAGGTTTTACAAGGAGCTTAGCCTCCAAAAAACGCCCCACCATAATTGA
- the LOC103500786 gene encoding uncharacterized protein LOC103500786 translates to MAPHGEAISRSNNFSKPPRLSSTGLQRTISDISMELGKELATASDTKQGALPPISEIEDARCECCGMCEEYTQEYIDRMRDKFLGKWICGLCAEAVEGEVEKHGGSKEEALNAHMSACVRFNKLGRAYPVLFQAEAMREMLKKSRMDGRDGIRAKSLSPRDKAAVQKKGGIARSSSCIPAIIRSEDLNNLKLQN, encoded by the coding sequence ATGGCACCTCATGGCGAGGCTATTTCAAGGAGCAACAATTTTTCCAAGCCACCAAGGCTTTCATCCACTGGCCTCCAAAGAACAATCTCAGACATTTCAATGGAATTGGGGAAGGAGTTGGCGACAGCATCCGATACCAAGCAAGGGGCACTTCCACCGATATCTGAGATCGAGGATGCACGATGCGAGTGTTGTGGAATGTGCGAGGAGTACACACAAGAGTACATCGATCGGATGCGAGACAAGTTCCTTGGGAAGTGGATATGCGGGCTCTGCGCTGAGGCTGTGGAAGGCGAAGTGGAGAAGCACGGAGGGAGCAAAGAGGAGGCGTTGAACGCGCACATGAGCGCCTGCGTAAGGTTTAACAAACTGGGGAGAGCTTATCCAGTGTTGTTTCAGGCTGAGGCAATGAGAGAGATGTTGAAGAAGAGTAGGATGGATGGGAGAGATGGTATTAGAGCCAAGTCTTTGAGTCCTAGAGACAAAGCTGCAGTTCAAAAGAAAGGTGGGATTGCTAGGAGTTCAAGTTGCATTCCAGCCATCATAAGATCAGAGGATCTTAACAATCTCAAACTGCAAAACTAA
- the LOC103500785 gene encoding homeobox-leucine zipper protein ATHB-15 isoform X1, with protein sequence MAMSCKDGNKHGIDNGKYVRYTPEQVEALERLYHECPKPSSIRRQQLIRECPILSNIEPKQIKVWFQNRRCREKQRKEASRLQAVNRKLTAMNKLLMEENDRLQKQVSQLVYENGYFRQHTQTTTLGAKDTSCEPVVTSGQHNLTSQHPPRDASPAGLLSIAEETLTEFLSKATGTAVEWVQMPGMKPGPDSIGIVAISHGCPGVAARACGLVGLEPTRVAEILKDQPSWFRDCRAVDVLNVLPTANGGTIELLYMQLYAPTTLAPARDFWLLRYTSVLEDGSLVICERSLKNTQNGPTMPPVQHFVRAEMLPSGYLIRPCEGGGSIIHIVDHMDLEPWSVPEVLRPLYESSTVLAQKMTMAALRQLRQIAHEVSQSNVTGWGRRPAALRSLGQRLTRGFNEALNGFNDEGWSVMGNDGMDDVTILVNSSPDKLMGLNISFANGFSAISNAVLCARASMLLQNVPPAILLRFLREHRSEWADNNIDAYSAAAVKVGPWSLPGSRVGSFGNQVILPLAHTIEHEEFLEVIKLEGIGHTPEDAMMPREMFLLQLCSGMDENAIGTCAELIFAPIDASFADDAPLLPSGFRIIPLDSGKEASSPNRTLDLASALEIGPAGNRTPNDSVNSGCTRSVMTIAFEFAFESHMQEHVASMARQYVRSIISSVQRVALALSPSHLSSHTGLRSPLGTPEAQTLARWICNSYRCYLGVELLKSGNEGGELVLKTLWHHSDAIMCCSLKSMQALPVFTFANQAGLDMLETTLVALQDITLEKIFDDHGKKTLCSEFPQIMQQGFACLQGGICLSSMGRPVSYERAVAWKVLNEEENAHCICFMFVNWSFV encoded by the exons ATGGCTATGTCCTGCAAGGATGGTAACAAACATGGTATCGACAACGGAAAATACGTTCGGTACACACCGGAGCAGGTTGAAGCCCTTGAGCGGCTTTATCACGAATGTCCAAAACCCAGTTCCATTCGTCGTCAGCAGCTTATCAGAGAGTGCCCCATTCTCTCTAATATCGAGCCTAAGCAAATCAAAGTCTGGTTTCAAAATAGAAG ATGTCGTGAAAAACAGAGGAAAGAAGCGTCACGACTACAAGCTGTGAACAGGAAGCTTACGGCTATGAATAAGCTTTTAATGGAGGAGAATGATAGGCTGCAGAAGCAGGTTTCGCAGCTGGTGTATGAGAATGGCTATTTCCGCCAGCATACTCAGACT ACAACGCTTGGAGCTAAAGATACAAGTTGTGAACCGGTGGTAACAAGCGGTCAACACAATTTGACATCTCAACATCCTCCAAGGGATGCTAGCCCTGCAGG ACTTTTGTCTATTGCAGAAGAGACTTTAACAGAGTTTCTTTCAAAGGCCACTGGAACTGCCGTGGAGTGGGTCCAAATGCCTGGAATGAAG CCTGGTCCGGATTCCATTGGAATCGTTGCTATTTCTCATGGTTGCCCTGGTGTGGCTGCACGTGCCTGCGGCCTGGTGGGTCTAGAACCTACTAGA GTTGCCGAAATCCTCAAGGATCAGCCGTCGTGGTTTCGCGATTGCCGAGCTGTGGATGTTCTAAATGTGCTGCCAACAGCAAATGGTGGAACCATTGAGCTGCTTTATATGCAG CTCTATGCGCCTACAACATTGGCGCCTGCACGAGACTTCTGGTTGTTACGTTACACTTCTGTTTTGGAAGATGGTAGCCTTGTG ATCTGTGAGAGATCACTTAAGAACACTCAGAATGGCCCAACCATGCCTCCAGTGCAGCATTTTGTTAGAGCAGAGATGTTGCCGAGTGGATATCTGATAAGACCATGTGAAGGAGGCGGTTCTATCATTCATATCGTTGATCATATGGATCTGGAG CCATGGAGTGTTCCAGAAGTCTTGCGCCCATTGTATGAATCATCCACTGTTCTTGCTCAAAAGATGACTATGGCG GCTCTTCGCCAGTTGAGGCAGATAGCTCATGAAGTTTCACAGTCAAATGTAACGGGCTGGGGTAGACGCCCTGCAGCTCTACGTTCGCTTGGTCAGAGGCTTACCCG GGGTTTTAATGAGGCACTTAATGGGTTTAATGACGAAGGGTGGTCTGTGATGGGAAATGATGGAATGGATGACGTAACTATTCTTGTGAATTCATCTCCTGACAAGCTAATGGGATTGAACATATCATTTGCAAATGGATTTTCTGCCATCAGTAATGCAGTTTTATGTGCTAGAGCATCGATGCTGTTGCAG AATGTGCCTCCTGCCATTCTACTGAGGTTTCTGCGGGAGCACAGGTCGGAGTGGGCAGACAACAATATTGATGCTTATTCAGCTGCTGCAGTCAAGGTTGGCCCATGGAGCTTACCAGGGTCTAGAGTTGGAAGTTTTGGGAATCAAGTAATACTTCCTCTGGCTCATACAATTGAGCACGAAGAG TTTCTAGAAGTGATTAAACTGGAAGGCATTGGCCATACTCCTGAGGATGCAATGATGCCTAGAGAAATGTTTCTACTGCAA CTCTGCAGTGGAATGGATGAAAATGCTATTGGCACTTGTGCCGAACTAATATTTGCTCCAATTGATGCCTCTTTTGCTGATGACGCCCCTCTTTTGCCCTCGGGGTTTCGGATCATACCACTTGATTCTGGAAAG GAGGCATCCAGCCCAAATCGCACTCTCGACCTTGCTTCTGCTCTTGAAATTGGCCCTGCTGGAAACAGAACACCAAATGACTCTGTAAATTCTGGTTGTACAAGGTCTGTAATGACGATTGCATTTGAATTTGCATTTGAGAGCCACATGCAAGAGCATGTGGCATCGATGGCTCGACAATATGTACGTAGTATTATATCATCGGTTCAGAGGGTTGCATTAGCTCTCTCACCTTCTCATTTAAGTTCACATACTGGACTACGATCTCCACTTGGTACTCCTGAAGCACAGACACTTGCTCGATGGATTTGCAACAGTTATAG GTGCTACTTGGGGGTGGAGCTGTTAAAATCTGGAAATGAAGGAGGGGAGCTTGTCCTGAAAACATTGTGGCATCATTCGGATGCTATTATGTGCTGCTCTCTCAAG TCTATGCAGGCATTGCCAGTGTTCACCTTTGCAAATCAGGCAGGCCTTGACATGCTTGAGACAACCTTAGTTGCACTTCAAGACATAACTTTGGAAAAGATATTTGATGACCATGGAAAAAAGACACTCTGCTCAGAATTTCCTCAGATAATGCAACAG GGATTTGCTTGTCTTCAAGGAGGCATATGCCTTTCGAGCATGGGTCGTCCTGTCTCATACGAAAGAGCTGTGGCTTGGAAGGTGCTGAATGAAGAGGAAAATGCACACTGCATCTGTTTTATGTTTGTGAACTGGTCCTTCGTCTAA
- the LOC103500785 gene encoding homeobox-leucine zipper protein ATHB-15 isoform X3 yields the protein MAMSCKDGNKHGIDNGKYVRYTPEQVEALERLYHECPKPSSIRRQQLIRECPILSNIEPKQIKVWFQNRRCREKQRKEASRLQAVNRKLTAMNKLLMEENDRLQKQVSQLVYENGYFRQHTQTTTLGAKDTSCEPVVTSGQHNLTSQHPPRDASPAGLLSIAEETLTEFLSKATGTAVEWVQMPGMKVAEILKDQPSWFRDCRAVDVLNVLPTANGGTIELLYMQLYAPTTLAPARDFWLLRYTSVLEDGSLVICERSLKNTQNGPTMPPVQHFVRAEMLPSGYLIRPCEGGGSIIHIVDHMDLEPWSVPEVLRPLYESSTVLAQKMTMAALRQLRQIAHEVSQSNVTGWGRRPAALRSLGQRLTRGFNEALNGFNDEGWSVMGNDGMDDVTILVNSSPDKLMGLNISFANGFSAISNAVLCARASMLLQNVPPAILLRFLREHRSEWADNNIDAYSAAAVKVGPWSLPGSRVGSFGNQVILPLAHTIEHEEFLEVIKLEGIGHTPEDAMMPREMFLLQLCSGMDENAIGTCAELIFAPIDASFADDAPLLPSGFRIIPLDSGKEASSPNRTLDLASALEIGPAGNRTPNDSVNSGCTRSVMTIAFEFAFESHMQEHVASMARQYVRSIISSVQRVALALSPSHLSSHTGLRSPLGTPEAQTLARWICNSYRCYLGVELLKSGNEGGELVLKTLWHHSDAIMCCSLKSMQALPVFTFANQAGLDMLETTLVALQDITLEKIFDDHGKKTLCSEFPQIMQQGFACLQGGICLSSMGRPVSYERAVAWKVLNEEENAHCICFMFVNWSFV from the exons ATGGCTATGTCCTGCAAGGATGGTAACAAACATGGTATCGACAACGGAAAATACGTTCGGTACACACCGGAGCAGGTTGAAGCCCTTGAGCGGCTTTATCACGAATGTCCAAAACCCAGTTCCATTCGTCGTCAGCAGCTTATCAGAGAGTGCCCCATTCTCTCTAATATCGAGCCTAAGCAAATCAAAGTCTGGTTTCAAAATAGAAG ATGTCGTGAAAAACAGAGGAAAGAAGCGTCACGACTACAAGCTGTGAACAGGAAGCTTACGGCTATGAATAAGCTTTTAATGGAGGAGAATGATAGGCTGCAGAAGCAGGTTTCGCAGCTGGTGTATGAGAATGGCTATTTCCGCCAGCATACTCAGACT ACAACGCTTGGAGCTAAAGATACAAGTTGTGAACCGGTGGTAACAAGCGGTCAACACAATTTGACATCTCAACATCCTCCAAGGGATGCTAGCCCTGCAGG ACTTTTGTCTATTGCAGAAGAGACTTTAACAGAGTTTCTTTCAAAGGCCACTGGAACTGCCGTGGAGTGGGTCCAAATGCCTGGAATGAAG GTTGCCGAAATCCTCAAGGATCAGCCGTCGTGGTTTCGCGATTGCCGAGCTGTGGATGTTCTAAATGTGCTGCCAACAGCAAATGGTGGAACCATTGAGCTGCTTTATATGCAG CTCTATGCGCCTACAACATTGGCGCCTGCACGAGACTTCTGGTTGTTACGTTACACTTCTGTTTTGGAAGATGGTAGCCTTGTG ATCTGTGAGAGATCACTTAAGAACACTCAGAATGGCCCAACCATGCCTCCAGTGCAGCATTTTGTTAGAGCAGAGATGTTGCCGAGTGGATATCTGATAAGACCATGTGAAGGAGGCGGTTCTATCATTCATATCGTTGATCATATGGATCTGGAG CCATGGAGTGTTCCAGAAGTCTTGCGCCCATTGTATGAATCATCCACTGTTCTTGCTCAAAAGATGACTATGGCG GCTCTTCGCCAGTTGAGGCAGATAGCTCATGAAGTTTCACAGTCAAATGTAACGGGCTGGGGTAGACGCCCTGCAGCTCTACGTTCGCTTGGTCAGAGGCTTACCCG GGGTTTTAATGAGGCACTTAATGGGTTTAATGACGAAGGGTGGTCTGTGATGGGAAATGATGGAATGGATGACGTAACTATTCTTGTGAATTCATCTCCTGACAAGCTAATGGGATTGAACATATCATTTGCAAATGGATTTTCTGCCATCAGTAATGCAGTTTTATGTGCTAGAGCATCGATGCTGTTGCAG AATGTGCCTCCTGCCATTCTACTGAGGTTTCTGCGGGAGCACAGGTCGGAGTGGGCAGACAACAATATTGATGCTTATTCAGCTGCTGCAGTCAAGGTTGGCCCATGGAGCTTACCAGGGTCTAGAGTTGGAAGTTTTGGGAATCAAGTAATACTTCCTCTGGCTCATACAATTGAGCACGAAGAG TTTCTAGAAGTGATTAAACTGGAAGGCATTGGCCATACTCCTGAGGATGCAATGATGCCTAGAGAAATGTTTCTACTGCAA CTCTGCAGTGGAATGGATGAAAATGCTATTGGCACTTGTGCCGAACTAATATTTGCTCCAATTGATGCCTCTTTTGCTGATGACGCCCCTCTTTTGCCCTCGGGGTTTCGGATCATACCACTTGATTCTGGAAAG GAGGCATCCAGCCCAAATCGCACTCTCGACCTTGCTTCTGCTCTTGAAATTGGCCCTGCTGGAAACAGAACACCAAATGACTCTGTAAATTCTGGTTGTACAAGGTCTGTAATGACGATTGCATTTGAATTTGCATTTGAGAGCCACATGCAAGAGCATGTGGCATCGATGGCTCGACAATATGTACGTAGTATTATATCATCGGTTCAGAGGGTTGCATTAGCTCTCTCACCTTCTCATTTAAGTTCACATACTGGACTACGATCTCCACTTGGTACTCCTGAAGCACAGACACTTGCTCGATGGATTTGCAACAGTTATAG GTGCTACTTGGGGGTGGAGCTGTTAAAATCTGGAAATGAAGGAGGGGAGCTTGTCCTGAAAACATTGTGGCATCATTCGGATGCTATTATGTGCTGCTCTCTCAAG TCTATGCAGGCATTGCCAGTGTTCACCTTTGCAAATCAGGCAGGCCTTGACATGCTTGAGACAACCTTAGTTGCACTTCAAGACATAACTTTGGAAAAGATATTTGATGACCATGGAAAAAAGACACTCTGCTCAGAATTTCCTCAGATAATGCAACAG GGATTTGCTTGTCTTCAAGGAGGCATATGCCTTTCGAGCATGGGTCGTCCTGTCTCATACGAAAGAGCTGTGGCTTGGAAGGTGCTGAATGAAGAGGAAAATGCACACTGCATCTGTTTTATGTTTGTGAACTGGTCCTTCGTCTAA
- the LOC103500785 gene encoding homeobox-leucine zipper protein ATHB-15 isoform X2, with translation MAMSCKDGNKHGIDNGKYVRYTPEQVEALERLYHECPKPSSIRRQQLIRECPILSNIEPKQIKVWFQNRRCREKQRKEASRLQAVNRKLTAMNKLLMEENDRLQKQVSQLVYENGYFRQHTQTTTLGAKDTSCEPVVTSGQHNLTSQHPPRDASPAGLLSIAEETLTEFLSKATGTAVEWVQMPGMKPGPDSIGIVAISHGCPGVAARACGLVGLEPTRVAEILKDQPSWFRDCRAVDVLNVLPTANGGTIELLYMQLYAPTTLAPARDFWLLRYTSVLEDGSLVICERSLKNTQNGPTMPPVQHFVRAEMLPSGYLIRPCEGGGSIIHIVDHMDLEPWSVPEVLRPLYESSTVLAQKMTMAALRQLRQIAHEVSQSNVTGWGRRPAALRSLGQRLTRGFNEALNGFNDEGWSVMGNDGMDDVTILVNSSPDKLMGLNISFANGFSAISNAVLCARASMLLQNVPPAILLRFLREHRSEWADNNIDAYSAAAVKVGPWSLPGSRVGSFGNQVILPLAHTIEHEEFLEVIKLEGIGHTPEDAMMPREMFLLQLCSGMDENAIGTCAELIFAPIDASFADDAPLLPSGFRIIPLDSGKEASSPNRTLDLASALEIGPAGNRTPNDSVNSGCTRSVMTIAFEFAFESHMQEHVASMARQYVRSIISSVQRVALALSPSHLSSHTGLRSPLGTPEAQTLARWICNSYRCYLGVELLKSGNEGGELVLKTLWHHSDAIMCCSLKALPVFTFANQAGLDMLETTLVALQDITLEKIFDDHGKKTLCSEFPQIMQQGFACLQGGICLSSMGRPVSYERAVAWKVLNEEENAHCICFMFVNWSFV, from the exons ATGGCTATGTCCTGCAAGGATGGTAACAAACATGGTATCGACAACGGAAAATACGTTCGGTACACACCGGAGCAGGTTGAAGCCCTTGAGCGGCTTTATCACGAATGTCCAAAACCCAGTTCCATTCGTCGTCAGCAGCTTATCAGAGAGTGCCCCATTCTCTCTAATATCGAGCCTAAGCAAATCAAAGTCTGGTTTCAAAATAGAAG ATGTCGTGAAAAACAGAGGAAAGAAGCGTCACGACTACAAGCTGTGAACAGGAAGCTTACGGCTATGAATAAGCTTTTAATGGAGGAGAATGATAGGCTGCAGAAGCAGGTTTCGCAGCTGGTGTATGAGAATGGCTATTTCCGCCAGCATACTCAGACT ACAACGCTTGGAGCTAAAGATACAAGTTGTGAACCGGTGGTAACAAGCGGTCAACACAATTTGACATCTCAACATCCTCCAAGGGATGCTAGCCCTGCAGG ACTTTTGTCTATTGCAGAAGAGACTTTAACAGAGTTTCTTTCAAAGGCCACTGGAACTGCCGTGGAGTGGGTCCAAATGCCTGGAATGAAG CCTGGTCCGGATTCCATTGGAATCGTTGCTATTTCTCATGGTTGCCCTGGTGTGGCTGCACGTGCCTGCGGCCTGGTGGGTCTAGAACCTACTAGA GTTGCCGAAATCCTCAAGGATCAGCCGTCGTGGTTTCGCGATTGCCGAGCTGTGGATGTTCTAAATGTGCTGCCAACAGCAAATGGTGGAACCATTGAGCTGCTTTATATGCAG CTCTATGCGCCTACAACATTGGCGCCTGCACGAGACTTCTGGTTGTTACGTTACACTTCTGTTTTGGAAGATGGTAGCCTTGTG ATCTGTGAGAGATCACTTAAGAACACTCAGAATGGCCCAACCATGCCTCCAGTGCAGCATTTTGTTAGAGCAGAGATGTTGCCGAGTGGATATCTGATAAGACCATGTGAAGGAGGCGGTTCTATCATTCATATCGTTGATCATATGGATCTGGAG CCATGGAGTGTTCCAGAAGTCTTGCGCCCATTGTATGAATCATCCACTGTTCTTGCTCAAAAGATGACTATGGCG GCTCTTCGCCAGTTGAGGCAGATAGCTCATGAAGTTTCACAGTCAAATGTAACGGGCTGGGGTAGACGCCCTGCAGCTCTACGTTCGCTTGGTCAGAGGCTTACCCG GGGTTTTAATGAGGCACTTAATGGGTTTAATGACGAAGGGTGGTCTGTGATGGGAAATGATGGAATGGATGACGTAACTATTCTTGTGAATTCATCTCCTGACAAGCTAATGGGATTGAACATATCATTTGCAAATGGATTTTCTGCCATCAGTAATGCAGTTTTATGTGCTAGAGCATCGATGCTGTTGCAG AATGTGCCTCCTGCCATTCTACTGAGGTTTCTGCGGGAGCACAGGTCGGAGTGGGCAGACAACAATATTGATGCTTATTCAGCTGCTGCAGTCAAGGTTGGCCCATGGAGCTTACCAGGGTCTAGAGTTGGAAGTTTTGGGAATCAAGTAATACTTCCTCTGGCTCATACAATTGAGCACGAAGAG TTTCTAGAAGTGATTAAACTGGAAGGCATTGGCCATACTCCTGAGGATGCAATGATGCCTAGAGAAATGTTTCTACTGCAA CTCTGCAGTGGAATGGATGAAAATGCTATTGGCACTTGTGCCGAACTAATATTTGCTCCAATTGATGCCTCTTTTGCTGATGACGCCCCTCTTTTGCCCTCGGGGTTTCGGATCATACCACTTGATTCTGGAAAG GAGGCATCCAGCCCAAATCGCACTCTCGACCTTGCTTCTGCTCTTGAAATTGGCCCTGCTGGAAACAGAACACCAAATGACTCTGTAAATTCTGGTTGTACAAGGTCTGTAATGACGATTGCATTTGAATTTGCATTTGAGAGCCACATGCAAGAGCATGTGGCATCGATGGCTCGACAATATGTACGTAGTATTATATCATCGGTTCAGAGGGTTGCATTAGCTCTCTCACCTTCTCATTTAAGTTCACATACTGGACTACGATCTCCACTTGGTACTCCTGAAGCACAGACACTTGCTCGATGGATTTGCAACAGTTATAG GTGCTACTTGGGGGTGGAGCTGTTAAAATCTGGAAATGAAGGAGGGGAGCTTGTCCTGAAAACATTGTGGCATCATTCGGATGCTATTATGTGCTGCTCTCTCAAG GCATTGCCAGTGTTCACCTTTGCAAATCAGGCAGGCCTTGACATGCTTGAGACAACCTTAGTTGCACTTCAAGACATAACTTTGGAAAAGATATTTGATGACCATGGAAAAAAGACACTCTGCTCAGAATTTCCTCAGATAATGCAACAG GGATTTGCTTGTCTTCAAGGAGGCATATGCCTTTCGAGCATGGGTCGTCCTGTCTCATACGAAAGAGCTGTGGCTTGGAAGGTGCTGAATGAAGAGGAAAATGCACACTGCATCTGTTTTATGTTTGTGAACTGGTCCTTCGTCTAA
- the LOC103500788 gene encoding protein transport protein SEC13 homolog B-like — MPAQKIDSGHQDTVHDVSMDYYGKRLATVSSDQTIKIIGVSNSASQHLATLTGHQGPVWQAAWAHPKFGSLLASCSYDGRVIIWKEGNQNEWSQAHVFDDHKSSVNSIAWAPHELGLCLACGSSDGNISVFTARQDGGWDTSRIDQAHPLGVTSVSWAPSSAPGALVGSGLVDPVLKLCSGGCDNTVKVWKPYNGIWKMDCFPALQMHTDWVRDVAWAPNLGLPKSTIASASQDGKVIIWTVAREGDQWEGKILNDFKTAVWRVSWSLTGNILAVADGNNSVTLWKESVDGDWQQVTTVEP; from the coding sequence ATGCCTGCTCAGAAGATAGATAGTGGTCACCAGGACACCGTCCATGATGTTTCGATGGATTATTATGGGAAGCGTCTTGCAACAGTTTCATCTGATCAGACCATTAAGATAATTGGAGTCAGTAACTCGGCTTCTCAGCATCTAGCCACGCTTACTGGTCACCAAGGGCCAGTTTGGCAGGCTGCTTGGGCGCACCCAAAATTTGGGTCGTTGCTGGCTTCGTGTTCTTATGATGGACGTGTGATTATATGGAAGGAGGGCAATCAGAACGAGTGGAGTCAAGCCCATGTTTTCGACGATCATAAATCCTCAGTTAATTCTATCGCTTGGGCTCCTCATGAATTGGGTCTGTGTTTGGCATGTGGTTCCTCTGATGGGAATATTTCAGTATTCACTGCAAGGCAGGATGGTGGTTGGGATACATCAAGGATTGACCAAGCTCACCCTCTTGGTGTTACATCGGTCTCATGGGCTCCTTCATCTGCGCCAGGTGCTCTTGTTGGTTCTGGCTTGGTTGATCCTGTTCTAAAGCTTTGCTCTGGTGGTTGTGATAATACTGTGAAGGTTTGGAAACCGTATAATGGAATTTGGAAGATGGACTGTTTCCCTGCACTTCAGATGCATACTGATTGGGTTAGGGATGTTGCATGGGCGCCAAACCTCGGCCTACCAAAATCTACTATTGCAAGTGCTTCTCAGGATGGAAAAGTTATCATATGGACTGTAGCCAGGGAAGGGGATCAATGGGAAGGAAAGATATTGAATGATTTCAAAACTGCTGTCTGGAGGGTCTCATGGTCTTTGACTGGAAACATCTTGGCTGTGGCGGATGGGAACAACAGTGTGACTTTGTGGAAAGAATCTGTTGATGGGGACTGGCAACAGGTGACAACGGTAGAGCCATAG